The following is a genomic window from Ptiloglossa arizonensis isolate GNS036 chromosome 11, iyPtiAriz1_principal, whole genome shotgun sequence.
GAGAAAATATTACCTTCACCACTCGCCGAATTGAGCGAATCTATGGAATTAAGAATCTTCGCGTTATAAATTTTCCAGTGTTTGATAGACACTTGTTAATTTAGAATAATATACGATACCGTGTTTCCATTGTTCGAAATAACGCTTCTTGCggtgtaattaaaatttaccgtACCGTTTTAAAATTATCTCCCTAGTGTGTCTTTTAAATCTCTACGCACAGAAAAAACTAAACAAGAATTCGTAAACTATATTCGTAAACATATCGAGGGATTAGACGCAATCTTGGAATCGTTGAAAAAGAGGATGTACTCCTTACAAGGAGTCTTGTAAGGTGATTCCTTAAACAAACCCTTTGATTTATATTTAGTCAAGTACAGGCACGAGTGTACGTGttgaaataaagaaacattttgTGAAGTTTATATATGTAGGACGAGTTGAACGAGAAGTCGAAGTCCCGCGTAAGAATCATCAGTCTCGCTTGCAATAAGGAAGTTTCTCGACCCGAAGCGTAAAGAAACTTGAGGAGGAGATTTTTGAAAGATTTCCTTCTAAGCCTCGCAAGTAACTCGGGTTTGGTTAATTCACGTAGGAGTCTATAGCTCACTTCGAGGTTcttatacaattattttatattatataaaatacttgTCGATCGACTAATACTTGTAGATCTCTAATGATTAAGTGTAGTAGTAGTTTCTGTTCACATTGTTCTCCAAAAAGTGGTGTTGACTGGAATTGCCGATAATGTCGATACGTACTTacttcgtataattaaaaaaaaaagaacacacaaaAATGAGTAGTACATGTTAGAACAATGTACTGAAAAAAAGTTCATGGAATAGATTGAGCGAACACAGAAATGATAATAAGTAAAACAATGGATTTTCAATTAACCGtaaatgttatatattatatatgataAGCAAAAGTTGGGTAAGTAATTTCAAAGCTGTTCCCTATTTCTATGAAATAACTACAGATCGCTAcacaatttgttttttttaataccttgtttacaaataaaaatctcAGGATTATTGGACATACGTTTTCATTCCGTCAGATCGCGCAATCGTTACGGAAAGCCTAACGATTCCGTTTATCGATCGTACGATCATTTCGATAAAATGATATATCTGTAATCGTGATAAACACAGTCACTTCGTCACTGTAACGTTTTATAGATGGCAATCTGCGCGTATAtaagatacaaatttttgtgTAACCGTATCTCACATTTACACAGTCTCCTGTTTATAACGTCCAAAGAAAAACATGACTCTAACAATAATTTCACTTTTGGCATTACTAACGGTCTCTAATGGTAAGTGACAATAATCGTTACACGAATGTAATTGGCAAGAACGACGAACTAAAATCAATTTAACTGGTGAACACATCGTAACGAACACTACAACAATAATCGTTATAGCTTCAATATCTAGTTGTGTTATTATTATGACAATTGCAGCCGCTGTACCGTACAAATTCGACCCTAGAATCGTAAACGGTGAAACTGTCAAATTAGGTGAAATTCCATATCAGGTAAACTGAAATTGTTTAACCGAATTAATCGTGTTTCGCGTTTGTTGAATCGTTCGCTTCTTGCTTCGTTCggataaaataaattcaattggtTGAAATCGAGGTTGCATAAAGGTAGATATAAGACTATCGGAGAatcgaaatttatcgataccACTGTGTCGCTTTTAGGTATCGCTTCAAACGAAGGGCTCGGAGTATCATTTTTGCGGTGGATCGGTGCTTAATGAAAATTACATCCTCACCGCAGCTCACTGCGTCTCTGGGTAAGTTTCGTAATTTCCTATCGAGCGGAATCCTCGATTATTGCCATGCCACGAACAATATTATAAAGCCTGTGACACCGTTAACAGTCAAAGTTACCCGATCGAAATCGTTGTCGGGACTGTGAACTTGAGTATTCGCACATCGGTTCACCAGGTCGAGAAGATTATCGTGCATGAAAAATacgactcgagagattcctgggTGAACGACATAGCACTGATCAAGGTTAGCGATTCTCTGTATACTTAAACGTCGGCCAGTAACTTCGAAATTCAACGAAACTGTAAAAGAGAATTACAAAGAAGACATCGTTCGTAAATAGAGACGCTTAAATGAGCCTTTAACGTGTCCACTGTTAAAGGTCGTGTATGTACACTGTACACAAAGTGTACTGTTTAAATCTTTAAATGCACACGTTGCGGAAACTATGGTGAactttcaataactactatcgggagattaatgaaatttttcgaagaTACCCCCATTTAGGTCGCTAAATGGGTCAAGGTCGTTACAAGATCACttacatatttttaaacgacACACGCTACGGTTTTCACTCGAAGTCTCTAACCTCTCGAAAATAATTCTTGCACATTTTCTACAGTTTACGAAATACATACGTGTGAAAATTGAAATGGAACACGCTAGCATTTTTGTTCAAACACGATATTCAAGTACGAATGACTTTGGGTAAACATTTTTGGTCAAATTGATCAAAATAAAGGTTTTTTATTCAGAGaataaattacgaaaatatttgGAGCGATGCACAAAGCAACTTTTATGAAATTGGCTCGACGGTCGAGGTGTTAAGGAGGTACAGTGCATTTATACATTgatattctcaattttgtagGTGAAAACGCCATTCCCGAAAACTCGTAATGTATCTCCTGTGACTTTACCAAAAGTAGACGAAATTATCCCGAATGATACACCGGCTGTAGTATCAGGATGGGGTGATATCAATGTAAGTTTGTAATTGTATCAAATCAACCGACATTTAGCTTCTAATGTATACCGATTGCAACATTATCGGTGAATTATACAGCTGGGCGGACCAGGAACGGAACAACTGCTAAAAGCGAACATCTACATAGCTGATCAAGCTACATGCAAAAAAGTTTACCAAATATACGGCAAGTACGTTCGCGATTCGCAAATCTGTGCTAATGATCCTTCGGTCGAGAAAGGATCGTGCAACGTGAGTTACGCTTTTACTATGATCTCGTGTATACAGAAATCGTTAACCTTTTCAGGCATACTGGCACGTATGtttacttttaaattttaacCCTCCGCAGACACACTGTAATTTGCCATCTGACATGGACACAGAATCCTTGAGATTTTGCAGACGCGATTTTATATAAAGTTTTcgattttaacactagaactaacgATGGTGAACACATTAGTATTTGTATCGGATAACATACGTACCTTCGAAGTTATTTGAGGaaaagacaaattaatttacgagtacggtTAGTtgcctattttgataattgtctacgaatattgtaagcaaagacaccgataataattgagtaattttcaaaagaacGTTTTAAACGAATCAAATtggccctttggtagttcttaAGACTTTTGAGACTGAGTCCTTCAGATTTCCAAGAAATTTAATATGGAAAAATCGACTGTTCTTTAAAAGATTCTGTGTACTCGCGAAGGGTTAAGTTCGTTTAATAATCGTAACATCGAAGTAACTGCTAAAATTTAAGTAGAGAACATTGTTAAAAGTTGATGGATGTATTTTCGACCAATATCAACTTGAATTGCTCCCTGAAGAGGTTAAGACAATGCTTTACGATAGAATTTTACATATCGAGCGAGTCGATAATACTGTTTATTTATAGGGAGACTCTGGTGGCCCTCTCACTGTCAACGGAAAGATTGTTGGCATTGTGTCTTGGTCAATGGCATGTGCACTCACCGATTTTCCCACTGTTTATACCCGTGTCACGTCTTACTTGGATTGGATAAAAAATAATGCAGTTTGAGACGATGCAGTTTATGCAAACAACGCGTCACACGACACAGGATTTCAAACTTTTCTCAAATACGTGCAAACTCTCGAATTAATTTCTTCCAACgtttaaatacttttaattcaatgtataatatttagtTCGGTAACTATTTAGTATATCTCACTTTGTTTcttacgatttatttcagtattatTTATAATGTACTCGATAATTCTTCGATCGTCGATATATTTTGTGATATTGAGATTTTTCAATGAACAACGGTAACGCTTTAATTGCGAttcaagtaattttatttcactcgCCAGTAAAATGTTCTCACTCTCTCGTTAAGTCAGTGCAATGTAATTTCGAATTGATCGACAAAAATTGTCACTTAAATACTATTAATACATATCCATTAATATTTACCCTATTAGCTGTTTCGTATCGGTGAAAAGATTGAATTTAAAAGATAGATTTTCAATTTGTCGCGCGAAGGCGATAAAATTATGATATTCGAAGCGTGTGACTTTTACGAAACAGTTGTCCAGCGAATAAATCGCACATTGCTACGAACCTGCGATATGTTAACATTCAATTCGCACACGTAGCCCCCGGTTTCGCGTAAAATGTGAGTGCAGTTTTCTTTCTCGATGTTTCCGGTGTGAAAATACCGAACAAATATTGGATTTATAGCGAAGAGAAACGGGGAATgttctttgtaaaatatttccatcggTGTGCATTTTGCAAAGACGCAATGTAAATTCACGTTACCGTCGACGAAAATAAATACGTTTCGATGAGACTGGTCCCGATTGCAAAAAAGTCTGCTTTACATATCTACTCCTCGATTTGTCCTTATCGACGATTGCTTTCGAAAATCATCTGAATCTTATTTTTCAACTTGTACAAGTAATTGAACATTTCGTATCAGTTGTATTATTCCATTGATACACATGGTTATACATTCGATTTAAATTCTCATTGTTTCGAATTAATGAAATCGAAACGCCTTGTTTCTACGACACGTAATTTGGTTTCTACAATACTTATAAGTAACGGAAACGTATTGTCATTAAAGTgcaataatttattatacactCTTAATAAATGTCTGTATTGGaacgaatattaattttgatccGAATGAATACTATACGAGACATATATACACGTGTTCACGAGAATTGGAATCTTGAACGAATCCTTGGTAGAATTCTAAAATGAGAACATTGTTTGACGAAGCGATTGTTTGTTAGGTTAAaaagttaaatatttaaattctgattgaattctatttaaattttcaataaacaCTCGTTTCTAACCTAACTCCATAGTACGAAAACGCGGAAGTATTTGATTAGCAGAAAGGGATGAGGTTATCAAAAGTCTATTGCCTTTCCACTGAATCTACACTGCTCTACGTAACTAAAGATCCATCCatctaaataaaattattcaatatttaatgTCTATGCTCAAAAGCTGTAACATTCTACTGAAATTATTCCTCTTTATTTGAACTTTCTTTATACATACGTCTGCTTGTGAATCTTCCACACACGCAACTTTCATTCTCTTCTTattacttcctttctttctttttcgttgcaattgttctcattttcttcgtttctcatctcGTCATACCGGTACAAGTTAAGCTTAATAACAGCGCAGCTGACACATTCCATGTATTCGTATACGTCCTACACATTTTTCTAGACGCACAGtcgttatattttacaattttcttacaTATTTAATGAATTATACCATTGTACACTTTCCTACATTTCTACACTCTTCCCTTCAATTTCTAATAATCCGTTTAATTTGACCATTTCATCGTAGGCACTGAAGGGTACCCAAACCTGGAATAAAAACGTTTTAATAAATCGCTTACTGGGACTGCTACAATAAACGATAAACCTAAATTAAACATCTCGATAAGCGATTCACTGATAAAATCAAAAGCATACTTGCTCGTGGTGTCGACAAATAAATTAACAATGAAAACAGTCGGTACGAGCGTCCTATATTCGTATAataccaataataataataaacaatggAAAGTACTGTTCCATTTGTTTGTTCaaattctccatttaattctccaaaTGACTTCGAGCGGTATAATTCTCCTACGAAAGTTGCAAGTACAACGGAAGTTTCTAGACAGATTGATAAACACACCCGAAACGATGATACAGGAATAATTGGCACGACTCGAAAGTAAATATCTTCCCTCGAGTTTTCTAATTAACGAAAGTCTCAAGAGGGAAGCGTCCGCTGAACAGAGTCtcctttcgaaatattttcaaaaaagtcGCTCGCGTTTTCGCTCCGCTACGGGGATCGAAACACAGTCGCCGTGGTTAACTCGCAATCAACCTTGCCGATCGATCAACTGTAGTTAATGGCgcaatgtatttttttctttcggcgTCGCATGCGCCCGACCGGCTTGCAATCGCgttccgaaaattttcgcgGAATTGGCAGCTGCGCCAACATCGATTGCATTTTGATTTCGCTTTTGTGTGCTTGCGCGGGAA
Proteins encoded in this region:
- the LOC143152892 gene encoding chymotrypsin-2, which codes for MTIAAAVPYKFDPRIVNGETVKLGEIPYQVSLQTKGSEYHFCGGSVLNENYILTAAHCVSGQSYPIEIVVGTVNLSIRTSVHQVEKIIVHEKYDSRDSWVNDIALIKVKTPFPKTRNVSPVTLPKVDEIIPNDTPAVVSGWGDINLGGPGTEQLLKANIYIADQATCKKVYQIYGKYVRDSQICANDPSVEKGSCNGDSGGPLTVNGKIVGIVSWSMACALTDFPTVYTRVTSYLDWIKNNAV